The segment TGAACCCTTAAAAATTTTTCAGGAAAAGTTATGGCGTAATCCATATACAGCTTTTAATTAAAAATGCGAAAGTCCTGTATATAGAAAATGTGAGTTGTGATAAACAATATTTTTAAAATTTTTATTCAAAATCTAGTTTTTTACAAAAAAAATCCTTATAATGCATTCTCGAATTTGTTGCTTATAGCTATACTTTCGAAACTGCTGGGGCCTTCTTCTTTTTCAGTATTTTGAAAAATGAAAAAAAAGGCAATAAGGGGGGTATAACCCATAGAGATATTTTTTCTACAATAATTATATTTTGCTAGGCCACATGCAACACAGAGGAGAAATTATAGAAAATGTCGTGAGAAAAAGTGGGATCTCACTTTCAGTATTAGCTGCAAAGATGGGGTTAAGTAGAAATACACTTTACAATAGATTTAGAGAAAGAAATCTTAGTTATGATTTTATATTGACCTTAGGGGCAATTATACATTATAATTTTGCAGTTGAATTTCCTGAAATGAAGATCGATGAGGTACTCACCGAAGATCCACGCGCTGAATTATGGAAGGTTGAGAAGAAGTACAAAGACTTACTGGAAAAGTATAATAAATTGTTGAAATTTTTGCTAAAAAAATCGCAAGATGTTGATCAGCATGCTGTAAACAAAAAGATTAAAGAACTTATAAATTCTTCTGCATTTTAAGTTTTGTCAAAGATGAACATCTCTGTAAAGACTAAAAAGTCATTAGGTCAGCACTTTCTTAAAGATCCAACTGTATCTTTACAAATTGCAAACTTACTGACTAATAGAAGTCTTTCACATACTATAATTGAAGTAGGTCCGGGAACAGGGAGTTTAACAGAAATGTTGTTACAACGGCCTATCTCTAACTTATATCTTGTAGAGATAGACCGAGACCTTATACCATATCTAAGAAAGAAATACGCCCAACTGGGTGACAAAATAATAGAAGCGGACTTTTTAACATTACCGTTATCGGAACAATTTACCAAAACACCTTTAACGATTGTTGGAAATTTTCCTTACAATATATCCTCCCAAATTTTCTTTAAAATCCTGGATAATCGGCATATAGTGGATGAAGTGGTAGGAATGGTTCAAAAAGAGGTTGCTGAACGACTTGCTGCCAAACCAGGTAGTAAAATTTACGGCATACCAAGTGTGCTCTTACAAGCATTTTACACCATAGAATATTGTTTTACAGTTCCTCCTTGTGTCTTTTACCCTCCTCCAAAAGTTGACTCTGCTGTTATTATAATGCAACGCAATAACATAACTAAACTGCCATGTAATGAATCTCTTTTTTTTCAAATAGTAAAAAAAGGGTTTCAACAACGTCGGAAAAAATTGAGCAATGCATTACATGCACTTAATATTTCAAATAAATGCTGTACGCATCTATTGCAAAAGCGAGCAGAAGAACTAAGTGTTCCGGAATTTGTGGAATTAACCAATTTATTGGAAATAAATATGTCTAATGTCCTTACCCAGAATGGTTGAAATGTTTCGCTTGTAAGCGAAGTAAGATGTATAACTGCTGCTTGCGATGTTTTAGCTTTTCTTTTAAAAAACAAGAAAGGTTAGGGCTGGTCATGTTAGTCATTACAAGTTCTTACTCCTTTCAAAGCTACTGCTTGCTTCATTAGTTTATCATCTTCATCTTCTATAGATACAGTTATCGTACAATCATCTAAGTTCGGACAACCTGCGTCTATCCAAGCTGTTAACCAAAAGTTACCCGTTTGTATAATAGACTCCTTCAAGCGTTCTTCTACTTGCCCCTCCAGTGCTTCATGATAAGCGGTTGAAAATTCAAAAGAATATTGTTTTTTTGTAAGATTACCCTCTTGTTCAAAACTATATTTTGTTATGGCAGCAGATTGTTCTGAAATCTGTTTTTCTAGATCTAATACTTTATTAACCAAGGTATGAGATTGTCTTATGATCTTCCAAATATGGGTTAATGGATCGTTAATATAGCTGGCTTGCCCTACAAAAAGATTATACTTATCAAAAAACAGTGTTGGTAGTCTTGTTTCCCATAAGGCATGAATTCCTTCCTGTTCTGTCATTTGTCCATTATAATTCTGAGTGGTATGTAATGGTACATGTGCATCAGCAATGTAATGACCTAGATCCGCCGAAAGTTTTAAAATTTGAGCGATATTTTTATGCATAAAAGCTTTTGTCAATTGTTTATGTACTTTTATTATGGCCCAAGGCAGTTGGCCATGCTCTATAACCTGCTGAGCCCCATACAGTTCTATGGCTTGATCAAGAGAAATGACTGGATCGTTAATTAGATTGAGGTCGTATAATTCAAGGTCTATAAAATGTTTTTCTGCCTCACCTTCTAGAACATATCTTCGATTATCTGGAGCAACAGACTTTTCTGTCAAAAAAACTAAGTTTTTCTTGTAGAAGCAAAACATACCTTTCGGTAGGGTGGTAATAGCATATCTATTAATCTTTTTATGCGCAAAAAATCCCCAGGACCAAGCTTGTAAGGGAAGATAAGAAAAAACTAAAGTAAACAGAGAGAAAGTTTTTAAAGGTATTATGCGCATAATTGGTAAGGTTTCATAATGTTTTTTATTCTCGTTGTCTGGTGACTTCTCTGCCGCGTACATGTTTACGGTTACTAATAATAGCATCCTTAGTCGTTTGATTTCCTTTTTTATCGTAGATAGCAAAATCAAATTGTTGTTCAACATTACGCATTGCACTAGAAAAATTAAGTCCTATAAGGACTATGTTTTTTCCCTTATAAAGAAACTTTTCTATATACTCATTGCCTTCTATCTGACACAAAGCAGTATGAGCATTTTGATCATGTTTTAATTCAAATATATAGGTGACATCACTTAGTGAGTCAATAACAATATCTATTCTACCTCCACGAGTAGCATGTTCACTAAGAGGATTGAGTTCTGCTCCTTCTAATAAACAATGTAAAGCTGTATGGTAGTAGGCTTCATTTCTATTATGCTTTGGATTAGATAAATTAAATGGTATACTTGACATGCATGACCTAATAACTTTAACAAGACCTTCTAGATCTATATCATTCAATTTTTGAACTATGGCACGCTTACGCGTTTTTCCTTCTGACTCTAAATCCTTCTCAAATTTTTTATTTAATAGATTATAAAAAGATTTTTCTACTTCTCCATTAGGAAATTTTAATAATATTGGATCATCCATTTGTCTAAGTTTCCCTTTATCCAATGCGTTTTCATACTTATCAATAGTTAAGTATCCCCCTTGAAACATGGCACCATTCACCGTTAAATCATCTTCATCGGGTTCTGTTAATTCATACCTAACAGCCGAAATAGGCTTACTAAAGTCTTGAACTTTTGATTTATTAACTTTTCTAACTAAGAAAGTAGGTGTTCCTGTATTAATCCAATAGTTATTTAGTTCACCGCGTTGCAAAAACATTAGGGTGGATAGTGGATTATATACAGATATCGTATCATCTTCAGGATGAAACTTATAACCATTATACATAGAACGCATTTCTCCAACTAGTACATCGCTACTTATATTTCTTTTTTCTGCTAACTGACTTATTCGTTTATAATAAATAGAATTTTTATTTAAAAGATCTTCTTCTTTATAGCCAGCTACAGTTGTATAATCTGGACTAAGTGTAATATCATTTAAGTTATTAGGACCGGAATAGGTATCTCTAAAACAGTAAGAACTAACACCGGTGACAAATTCTAACTTAATAAAGTTATTAGCAGTAAGGCTTTTAATAACGGTTAAAAATTCCCGTACAATCAAACGGTTATTTTCTTTTATAACTGGATCTGATTGATTGATAAAAGGGGCATCATATTCATCTACCAGGACGACTACTTTAAGTTCGTAACTTGAATCAGTCTTTTTAAGTTCTGTGAATTTTGAAATTAGTTTGTTGATTAAGTTTATTGTATAATTTTTAATAAGCGTTTTTTCTGTAGGACTATCAATTTTTATATTGTATGCACAAGCAATATCATACAACCTATTTATAAGAGTATATTTGGCAGATTCTGAGTCATTATTATCTATTTTTGAAAAATCCACTCTAATGACCGGATATTTCTTCCAATCATAATCAGAATTATAGATATAGCAACCTTGAAAAAGCTCTTTATTCCCTTTAGCTATTTCTTCTAATGTGCTAACAAACAGAGACTTACCAAATCTACGGGGGCGGGAGAGAAAGATGTATTTATTAACACCAGACATTAATTTATAAGCATGATCCGTCTTATCTACATAATACTGTGTAGATAACATTTCTTCTATAGAAACAACACCAATAGGGATATTATCATATCCATATTGGTACCTTTTACGATCATGATCTGTTTGCATATCTTTATCTAATTTTTGATAGCCTGAATATATTTGATACATACCATACTTATGTGCTTTACATGAAAGTAAAGATAGTATAAGACACAGTAATACCGCATCAATCCTTTTATTTTTTGAAAAACTATTTTTTTTAAAACATTCGTTTTTTATAGCTCGATATGTCTTGATAAGCTATACCTCCTCAAGTTCTTTTTTTAGTTTTTATAAAAAGAATTGATTATTAAATAATTATATTTTATAATACATAAGCAAATGTGCCACCAAAAATTTCCACTTAGGTCAAGGGTGTTATTGGTTAACTAAGCAGAGTATGTATCAGATAGAGGAATCATCTGGTGATGAAGCAGAGGGAGATGGATCATCCAGTAACCATATCTGTCCTGTCTTAGTATGATATCAAGCACCTAACACAAAAAGTCGTTATAACCAGGTATATAATTGATAGGTTTAAATTGTTGTGTATGTTGCTCCAATTCCCAGCAAAAATGGATTAGACCATTTGTTACCACCAATACATTGGCGGAAATACTCCTATTATAATGCATAATTTGACTTAACGTTCTATATGTAAGTGTAATATGAGGAGCTTTGCATTCTACAATCATTTTAGCCATTCCAAATTTATCAAACACTACAATATCCGGCCTATAAGCCACTAGTGTATTATTGATTTTTTTTTCTGAACAGCATAGACCTTTGGGATAATGAAGGTGATGAATAAGATAATTCAGCATATGTTGACGTACCCATTCCTCCTGTGTTAGCAATAAGTATTTTTTGCGCAACAAATCTAAAATATAAGTTTGCCCCAATGAATATTTTGTCTTATAGCTAAAAGTGGGTAAAGTAAGTGGTATCATACACAACTATACACTGCTATTTCCTTTTTTTGTAAAAACCATAGCACCAAGAAATGGCAAATGAAAGATAAGCTATAAATGACATAATTAATACAATCCATGGACCAGTGGGCATATAAGGAACCGTGTAAGAAATAAATGTTCCTAAAAGGGAAGAAAACAGAGAAATAAACATAGCAGACAGCATGATATGTGTAATACGTTTAGTCCAAAATCTTGCTGTAGTAGCTGGTGTAATAAGCATGGCACTCATCAAAACAACACCTACTGCCCTTATGCCAATTATAATTGCTAGTACCATTAGACTTGTGAATAGAAAATCCATTTTTTTTACAGGGATACCTATGGATTTAGCAAAAAGTGAATCAAATGCAATAATCGTAAATTCTTTAAAAAATAACAGTGTTATTATAATAATAGATAAACTTAATAGCAACAGCAGAAAAATATCTGCTCGTAATAAAGTTGCTGCACTACCCAATAAAAATGACTTTAGCCCCCCTTGATTGGCCTGACCACTGTGTTGAAGTATGGAAAGCAAAAAACTTCCAATACCAAAAGATACAGAAGCAATAATAGCAATAGCCGTATCTTGTTTTATCTTAGAATGGGTAGTTATTTTCCCGATAGCTATAGATGCAAGCCAACCTGTAATAAAAGCACCTAAAATTAACCAAGTTGAATGCTTATCTCCTGTCAAGAAGAAAGCTAAACATGTTCCTGGTAATACGGCATGTGAAATAGCATCACTAATTAATGTTTTCCTCTTTAAAAGAGCAAAGGTTCCAATCATAGAACTGCTGGTACTCAATAAAATAGTTCCTAACACTACGTTTCTCACATTAGGATCTGATAGGGAAAGAAAATCTTTGATTGTATCCATGATTTATTAAAAATTATTTGTGCCTATTACCCTTTCATATAGATAGATTTGTTCAGTTGCAAATATAATTAAAATCACTGGAACCTTTTCCTGTATCAGGCATGCTTATGCTTAAGATTTATTTCAATAGCTCTTTCTGGATATAATTTAGTGTTGTTATTCCACCTTTCCATTTTTTAGTGTTACTACTACATGCATTTTATCCAGCAGCTTACGGTTATGCGTCACCAAAACAACCGTTGGCACATCGATTACAATACGGTCTAGCATAACTAACGCATTTGCATCATCCATTTGGTTAAAGGTTTCATCTAATACGATAATTTTAGGTTGGTCCTTCAACACTTCTTCCAACAGTTTGAGCTGGGACTCCCCACCGCTATAAAAATGTTTGATACACGTGTTCCCCACTACTTTAACTTGAGTACCTAAAAAATGTTGAGGCAGATAACATAATAGCTTACCTATGATGTCAGAGTCAATATTGTTTATAGGTTGATCCCCTAAGAGAACTGTTCCATCATGTGGTGTAAGTAGGCCAATAAGCATTTGACATAAGGTAGATTTCCCGCTACCGGACTGACCTGAAATCCCTATTTTGTCACCATGTTTTATAGTTAAGTTTATGTTTTCTAAAAGTTTTTGATTAGGATTATAGTTAAAACCAACATTTGATAATTGAATAGAAGGTTGTGTAGTCTCTGGTAACACGCCCTCTTTTTTTTGAATTGGAAGGCAAAGAAAATCAATGGTATCTACAACATCTACTATACCCCCTTGTAGTTTCCGAATATCTGCTAGGAAAGTACCAATCTGATTGTAAAGAGAAAATAACAAAGTGTATATCAATACTACCTTGCTCAATGGCAATCGATAATGGCTATACTCGCATAATAAGGATAAAAAGATACTGGTAGCAAATACATAGAATATTCCATCTTTGCTTATGCGTAATAAATAATAGGCCCAATTGAATCTACCCCATGCATCGGCTTCTTGATGAAATATGCTTTCTAAGAATTTTAGATGTTCTTTACATTTAAAGCGTATAAAGGCGGAGCTACGTAGACTTTCATCTGCAGAAATAACGGCACAATCTGTACAATGCCATCCATCTTCTTTGGCGCGAAGATAATTGGGAAATAACTTCTTAAAAAGGACAAAAAAGGTAACAGCAAGCATAACTACAATAACATAGCAGTAATGATGTGCTCGAATAAGTGCAATAGACAAGGTAATAACTTTTGCAAAAGCAGGTAAAACATGGAGTAGTGCTGCATGCATAAAAATTCTACATGTTTGTGCAAATCTATTGAACCCACTCAAAATGCCAGCAATATTGTATTCTTCGAATTGTTTTAAAGGTATAGAGTGTGCTTGTTTTACCGTTCTAAAACGTAAATCTTTAATAGTGTGGTTAATGACTTTTAAGAAAATAACTTCGGAAAGTGGAGGTAGTGTCTTTTTTATAAAAGAAACTCCAAATAGCCCCAGCCCAATAAACAAAAGTATTGATGTAGTAAATGTATCCGGCTTAGATGCAACGATCTTTTCCCATATAAAAGGAAATAAGGTAGTGCAGGCTACCTCAATGCCCATAAGCAGTGCCGTTGTTAAGGTGGCTATACGTATAGATTTAGAGCACCATAGATATGGAAGCAACAATTTATAAACTTTTATAATTCTAGAAGCTACCATAATATGTAAATTTATAAAAAGACAAAAAACTAAAAATATAAAATCAGATAAATGCTATATTTAACGCTTAATCAGGATCTATATTAGCTTTACTGTTTCTTTAAATTCAGCATAGTTTCCAGGAAATACTTTTACTTTTTTATTTTCGATATACCATATCTTAGTAGCAACTTCTTGGATAAAGTTTCGATCGTGCGACACAAATAAACAGGTTCCCTCATATTGTTGCAATGCTTGTCCTAATGTATCAATAGATTGAATATCTAAGTGGTTGGTTGGCTCATCTAATAACAAACAATTTGCTTGAGACAATAGCACCTTTGCCAAGGCAACTCTGGCTTTTTCTCCACCAGAAAGAATTTCTATTTTTTTAAAAACGTCATCTTTGGTAAAAAGAAACATGCCTGCTATGGTACGAAGTTCTTGCTCTGTATGCTCCTCTCCATCAGCGTTTTGTTGACGCAACTCTTCTAAAATGTTGTGCTCCATATTTAGTGCATCTAGTTGATGTTGGGCATAGAAAGCCATTTCAACATTATTGCCTATGGTTCTTTTCTGTTTATCTACAAGTTCCTGGTCAGCTATAATGCGTAAAAGTGTTGTTTTTCCACGACCATTTGCGCCAATTAGAGCGATTTTATCACCCCTATCAATATGTATGGTGGCATCTTTGAGGATTTCAATCTGACCGTAAGACTTATGTATATTTTCTATAACTGCAATAATTTTACTAGGATTTTGCTTTATAGCAAAGTTGAATTTTATTGTTTTACGACGCGTAGATGGAGCTTCTATTTTATCCACTTTGTCCAATGTCTTTATTCTAGATTGCACCAGTTTAGCCTTACTAGCTTTTGCTCTAAAGCGGTCTATAAATTCCTGGGCATGTTTTAGTTGTTTTTGTTGATTGGCATAAGCATTTTCTAATAGCTCTTTTCTGTCTGATTTCTGAATTTCGTATTCCGTATAGTTTCCTGTGTAGACTATAAATTTTTTGTCAGTAATCTCTACAATTTTGGTAGTAATGCCATCCAGAAAGCTTCTATCATGAGAAACTACAAGAAAAGCGCTGTCATATCCCCTTAAATATTCTTCTACCCATTTGATGGAAACCAAATCTAAGTGGTTGGTAGGCTCATCTAGAATTAATAAAGAAGGCTGCTGTAAGAGAAGCTTTGCAAACATAACACGCATACGCCATCCCCCAGAAAATTGAGAGAGGGGCCGGTCTAGGTCTTGTGTAGTGAATCCCATACCTTCTAACATTGCCTCTGTGCGTGATTGGATATCATATCCCCCCATTCTTTCAAAGTTTTCCTGTAAATCAGACAGCTGATGTAGCAATTCATCAGAATAGTCCACTGCCATTTGTTGGCATATGGCTTCAATCTTTTTTTGGGCAACCAATGCTTCACTAAATGCCTGCATGGCTACATTTCGGATGCTATCTTCAGACTGATAGGAAAGCAGATCTTGATTTAAAAAACCAATAGAACATTCTTTTCGCTTAGTAATTTTACCACTGTCTGGAGACAGGCTACCTGTAATAATATGTAGCAATGTTGATTTGCCAGCTCCATTAGGTCCTACCAAACCTATTTTATCCTTGGGCTTAATATGCAATGAAGCCGAATCATACAAAGTTCTCTTGCCCAAATGATAAGTGAGGTCGTTTATTACAATCATGAAATTTGGATAGCCTTTTCAGGAATAAATATTATACATTGTTAGAGATATTGGTCAAGTCTCCATCTACGATAAATCATCGTACACAGAATATCGAAATATCTCGTGCATGAAGGTTAAATATAAGACATTTTTTAGTAAAAATCTATTTTTTTGATAAAAATTGTCTTACACTCATATGCTATAATATCGAATACAGGCCTTTCTCATTTTTAGTTGAAAATTGTGTATCGACCATTTTACCCTATTTGTTTAAATCTTGTATAATCCTGTAATGCTTTAGGGATACGAATACCTTCTGGGGTTTGATTTAGTTCTAATAATGCTGCTAAGATACGTGGCAAAGCTAAGGCACTTCCATTTAACGTATGCAAGAGCAGGCTTTTCTTATTTTTATCTTTATACCTTAGTGATAATCGATTAGATTGAAAGGTTTCAAAATTGCTAATAGAACTTACTTCTAACCACTTGTCTTGTGCGACAGAATATACTTCAATATCATAGGTCATAGCGGCACAAAAACCTAGATCTCCTGTACAAAGCTTTAATACGCGATAAGGTAATTCTAATTGTTCTACTAGTCCTTGCACATAGGTTAGCATTTCCTCTAAACTAGTATAAGAATGATCTGGATGGCAAATTTGGACCAACTCAACTTTATCAAACTGGTGTAACCGGTTAAGGCCACGAACATGAGCTCCCCAAGAGCCTGCTTCTCGTCTAAAACAAGGCGTATAACCAACATGTTTAATGGGAAGTACACTTTCTGAGAGAATACAATCGCGATACATGTTTGTTATAGGGACTTCTGCAGTAGGAATTAGGTATAAATTACTCTCTGATATATGATACATCTGTCCTTCTTTGTCAGGCAACTGACCTGTTGCGTAAGCAGATGCTTCATTTACCACAACCGGTGGCTGAACTTCTAAATAGCCTGCCTTATATGCATGATCTAAGAAAAAATTAATAAGTGCACGTTGCAGTTGAGCTCCTTGCCCTTTATATACTGGGAAGCCAGCACCGGTAATTTTATTGCCAACTTCAAAGTCAACAAGATCGTATTTTTTAATTAAGTCCCAATGCGCTAAGCCATCTGCATGTGTACTAGGCAAGACAGGTGTTTGATACATAACCTTATTGTCAGAAGCATTTGTCCCTATTGGTACAGTTGCATGAGGGGGATTGGGCAGCTGATACAGTTTCTCTAACAAAGCAGATGCATATTCCTTAAGCTCTTTTGATAATCGTTTAGAGGTTTCTTTTAACGAATTGATTTCTTGCTTTTTTTCGTGCAATATCCCTGGATCCACCTGTTTATGTATCTGTTCTCCTACTTCCTTACTAAACTGGTTTAACATAGCAGATAATTCATCTAGACGAGATTGCGTTGCGCGTTTCTTTATGTCTAGCGTAGATATCGCTTCAATTTGGTCTTTCACACTGGCTAAGCCTCTTTTCTGTAAACTAGCTATAACCCTTTCTTTGTCATTTCTGATGTGATGTAATTCAATCATATTTCTAATACCCCCTACTATGTTTTGCCATCAAAAATATAAATATAAATACTTTTAGTGATTCAGTGTTTTTATTTTGTAAACTTGACAAAAAATTTGATTTTTAAAAATTATGGTTGTATAATTGTTTAGTCGGGTTTTTCGAAAGGTTGCGTTCAGCAATTTTGTATGAAATATTCATTCCTTTTCACCGTCTATTAACTTAATACTAAAAGTAATAGCATAAAAGGGGTTTCTTTGATCATTTTTACCAGATTTTAGTTTGATAAAAAGCGAAGTGTAATTTAATTAATGCGTTTAAATTTACATTATTTTATACACGTTTACATCAATAAACTGGTATTTGCTCATTAAAGTGATGGCCTTATAGGATCTTATTTTTTTAATAGCTTTATTTAATTACACATATACTCAAACTCATGTACAATATCGGAGACTTAAATCAAAAACTTATTTCTGAATTACGTGAAATAGCGGAAAACTTTAAGGTTAAAAATTACAAAACACTTACAAAGGAGGAACTTATTTATAAAATATTAGATCAGCAGGCTATACTTCCAACAGATGAGGTTGCCCCAACGAAAAATAATGTATCTACAATAACAAGATCAAGATCACGAGAAGTAACATCTACTACTCCTTCTAGGAGAACCCA is part of the Cardinium endosymbiont of Culicoides punctatus genome and harbors:
- a CDS encoding ABC-F family ATP-binding cassette domain-containing protein, whose amino-acid sequence is MIVINDLTYHLGKRTLYDSASLHIKPKDKIGLVGPNGAGKSTLLHIITGSLSPDSGKITKRKECSIGFLNQDLLSYQSEDSIRNVAMQAFSEALVAQKKIEAICQQMAVDYSDELLHQLSDLQENFERMGGYDIQSRTEAMLEGMGFTTQDLDRPLSQFSGGWRMRVMFAKLLLQQPSLLILDEPTNHLDLVSIKWVEEYLRGYDSAFLVVSHDRSFLDGITTKIVEITDKKFIVYTGNYTEYEIQKSDRKELLENAYANQQKQLKHAQEFIDRFRAKASKAKLVQSRIKTLDKVDKIEAPSTRRKTIKFNFAIKQNPSKIIAVIENIHKSYGQIEILKDATIHIDRGDKIALIGANGRGKTTLLRIIADQELVDKQKRTIGNNVEMAFYAQHQLDALNMEHNILEELRQQNADGEEHTEQELRTIAGMFLFTKDDVFKKIEILSGGEKARVALAKVLLSQANCLLLDEPTNHLDIQSIDTLGQALQQYEGTCLFVSHDRNFIQEVATKIWYIENKKVKVFPGNYAEFKETVKLI
- the rsmA gene encoding 16S rRNA (adenine(1518)-N(6)/adenine(1519)-N(6))-dimethyltransferase RsmA; the encoded protein is MNISVKTKKSLGQHFLKDPTVSLQIANLLTNRSLSHTIIEVGPGTGSLTEMLLQRPISNLYLVEIDRDLIPYLRKKYAQLGDKIIEADFLTLPLSEQFTKTPLTIVGNFPYNISSQIFFKILDNRHIVDEVVGMVQKEVAERLAAKPGSKIYGIPSVLLQAFYTIEYCFTVPPCVFYPPPKVDSAVIIMQRNNITKLPCNESLFFQIVKKGFQQRRKKLSNALHALNISNKCCTHLLQKRAEELSVPEFVELTNLLEINMSNVLTQNG
- a CDS encoding AAA family ATPase, which produces MYQIYSGYQKLDKDMQTDHDRKRYQYGYDNIPIGVVSIEEMLSTQYYVDKTDHAYKLMSGVNKYIFLSRPRRFGKSLFVSTLEEIAKGNKELFQGCYIYNSDYDWKKYPVIRVDFSKIDNNDSESAKYTLINRLYDIACAYNIKIDSPTEKTLIKNYTINLINKLISKFTELKKTDSSYELKVVVLVDEYDAPFINQSDPVIKENNRLIVREFLTVIKSLTANNFIKLEFVTGVSSYCFRDTYSGPNNLNDITLSPDYTTVAGYKEEDLLNKNSIYYKRISQLAEKRNISSDVLVGEMRSMYNGYKFHPEDDTISVYNPLSTLMFLQRGELNNYWINTGTPTFLVRKVNKSKVQDFSKPISAVRYELTEPDEDDLTVNGAMFQGGYLTIDKYENALDKGKLRQMDDPILLKFPNGEVEKSFYNLLNKKFEKDLESEGKTRKRAIVQKLNDIDLEGLVKVIRSCMSSIPFNLSNPKHNRNEAYYHTALHCLLEGAELNPLSEHATRGGRIDIVIDSLSDVTYIFELKHDQNAHTALCQIEGNEYIEKFLYKGKNIVLIGLNFSSAMRNVEQQFDFAIYDKKGNQTTKDAIISNRKHVRGREVTRQRE
- a CDS encoding zinc dependent phospholipase C family protein, with protein sequence MRIIPLKTFSLFTLVFSYLPLQAWSWGFFAHKKINRYAITTLPKGMFCFYKKNLVFLTEKSVAPDNRRYVLEGEAEKHFIDLELYDLNLINDPVISLDQAIELYGAQQVIEHGQLPWAIIKVHKQLTKAFMHKNIAQILKLSADLGHYIADAHVPLHTTQNYNGQMTEQEGIHALWETRLPTLFFDKYNLFVGQASYINDPLTHIWKIIRQSHTLVNKVLDLEKQISEQSAAITKYSFEQEGNLTKKQYSFEFSTAYHEALEGQVEERLKESIIQTGNFWLTAWIDAGCPNLDDCTITVSIEDEDDKLMKQAVALKGVRTCND
- a CDS encoding metal ABC transporter permease — translated: MDTIKDFLSLSDPNVRNVVLGTILLSTSSSMIGTFALLKRKTLISDAISHAVLPGTCLAFFLTGDKHSTWLILGAFITGWLASIAIGKITTHSKIKQDTAIAIIASVSFGIGSFLLSILQHSGQANQGGLKSFLLGSAATLLRADIFLLLLLSLSIIIITLLFFKEFTIIAFDSLFAKSIGIPVKKMDFLFTSLMVLAIIIGIRAVGVVLMSAMLITPATTARFWTKRITHIMLSAMFISLFSSLLGTFISYTVPYMPTGPWIVLIMSFIAYLSFAISWCYGFYKKRK
- a CDS encoding ABC transporter ATP-binding protein/permease yields the protein MVASRIIKVYKLLLPYLWCSKSIRIATLTTALLMGIEVACTTLFPFIWEKIVASKPDTFTTSILLFIGLGLFGVSFIKKTLPPLSEVIFLKVINHTIKDLRFRTVKQAHSIPLKQFEEYNIAGILSGFNRFAQTCRIFMHAALLHVLPAFAKVITLSIALIRAHHYCYVIVVMLAVTFFVLFKKLFPNYLRAKEDGWHCTDCAVISADESLRSSAFIRFKCKEHLKFLESIFHQEADAWGRFNWAYYLLRISKDGIFYVFATSIFLSLLCEYSHYRLPLSKVVLIYTLLFSLYNQIGTFLADIRKLQGGIVDVVDTIDFLCLPIQKKEGVLPETTQPSIQLSNVGFNYNPNQKLLENINLTIKHGDKIGISGQSGSGKSTLCQMLIGLLTPHDGTVLLGDQPINNIDSDIIGKLLCYLPQHFLGTQVKVVGNTCIKHFYSGGESQLKLLEEVLKDQPKIIVLDETFNQMDDANALVMLDRIVIDVPTVVLVTHNRKLLDKMHVVVTLKNGKVE
- the serS gene encoding serine--tRNA ligase; the encoded protein is MIELHHIRNDKERVIASLQKRGLASVKDQIEAISTLDIKKRATQSRLDELSAMLNQFSKEVGEQIHKQVDPGILHEKKQEINSLKETSKRLSKELKEYASALLEKLYQLPNPPHATVPIGTNASDNKVMYQTPVLPSTHADGLAHWDLIKKYDLVDFEVGNKITGAGFPVYKGQGAQLQRALINFFLDHAYKAGYLEVQPPVVVNEASAYATGQLPDKEGQMYHISESNLYLIPTAEVPITNMYRDCILSESVLPIKHVGYTPCFRREAGSWGAHVRGLNRLHQFDKVELVQICHPDHSYTSLEEMLTYVQGLVEQLELPYRVLKLCTGDLGFCAAMTYDIEVYSVAQDKWLEVSSISNFETFQSNRLSLRYKDKNKKSLLLHTLNGSALALPRILAALLELNQTPEGIRIPKALQDYTRFKQIG
- a CDS encoding type I restriction enzyme HsdR N-terminal domain-containing protein gives rise to the protein MIPLTLPTFSYKTKYSLGQTYILDLLRKKYLLLTQEEWVRQHMLNYLIHHLHYPKGLCCSEKKINNTLVAYRPDIVVFDKFGMAKMIVECKAPHITLTYRTLSQIMHYNRSISANVLVVTNGLIHFCWELEQHTQQFKPINYIPGYNDFLC